A DNA window from Bacteroides cellulosilyticus contains the following coding sequences:
- a CDS encoding FtsX-like permease family protein — protein MKQIYYVIQTLLHGRGSNIIKVISLGLALTMSILLFARVAFEKSCNTCYKDYDQLYQVLSVWTVDGERDNEPNEMNLPVVAGFILENFPDEVESAVNVCKYMVFGPLYNGSVRFSDYKIMADSLFFRTMGIEVLTGDAVQELQQKDVVFLSDRLARKMFGDENPIGKVINYDKQIQLTVKGIYAALPENATMNPEAVISIATGWSREWAENTWLGGDSYFQYIRLRPGVKIDVEKFNARLDAAIQNYIPQEEKESVGYTAVIQPIREVYLNSDTVKSMISIMSLLGFAILFIAALNYVLISVSSLSYRAKAVGVHKCNGASGGSVFGMFLLETGIIILLSIGVMVLLLLNFREMIEETMEVQLTSLFVPGRIWVPMLVVLVLFVIGGVLPGRMFARIPVSQVFRRYTEGKKGWKRPLLFIQFMGVAFICGLMCVVMAQYHYVLNKETGYSAKHVAVGDLQFADDAERDVARQFFRGLPYVEVVESASYPPCIGMSGMMILNESGKSIFSSRYCVETEGYPQMMGMALKEGRMARERNEAVVNETFARIMRWGDEILGRVVHNGHTSLGDLKVVGVLKDFHTASFYVPQQPLIVRCGKFGNSIHIRLKEPFVENLSKLNSQASEAFPGKTVDFYPLEQEMQEAYSIVRVFRDATILAAVVMLFVMLMGLIGYTTDEVRRRSKEIAIRKVNGAEASTILELLSRDVLYVAGPAVIIGVVSSWYVNRIWMDLFAVQVPLGWPVYVLIAIANLAIITACVIWKAWYIANENPVESIKSE, from the coding sequence CTGTGGATGGAGAACGTGACAACGAACCCAACGAGATGAACTTACCGGTAGTTGCAGGATTCATTCTTGAGAATTTTCCGGATGAAGTGGAATCTGCCGTTAATGTCTGCAAGTACATGGTTTTCGGTCCGTTGTACAATGGTAGTGTACGTTTCAGTGACTATAAGATAATGGCTGATTCTCTTTTCTTCCGTACCATGGGGATTGAGGTGCTGACGGGAGATGCCGTACAGGAGTTGCAACAGAAAGATGTTGTCTTCCTCAGTGACCGCTTGGCCCGGAAAATGTTCGGTGATGAAAATCCCATCGGGAAAGTGATAAATTATGATAAACAGATACAACTGACAGTGAAGGGCATATACGCAGCCTTACCGGAAAACGCAACCATGAATCCTGAAGCTGTCATCTCCATAGCTACGGGATGGAGTCGTGAGTGGGCGGAAAATACCTGGCTGGGCGGAGACTCTTACTTCCAGTATATCCGCCTGCGCCCGGGCGTGAAAATAGATGTTGAGAAGTTCAATGCCCGTCTGGATGCCGCTATCCAGAATTATATTCCACAAGAAGAAAAAGAGAGTGTGGGATATACGGCTGTGATACAGCCTATTCGTGAGGTATATCTCAATAGCGATACGGTAAAGAGCATGATTTCTATCATGAGCCTTCTTGGTTTTGCCATTCTCTTTATAGCTGCGCTGAACTATGTTCTCATCTCTGTTTCTTCGCTTTCCTATCGTGCTAAAGCTGTGGGGGTACATAAATGTAATGGTGCTTCGGGTGGTTCGGTTTTCGGTATGTTCTTGTTGGAAACAGGTATCATTATTTTACTGTCGATAGGAGTGATGGTGCTGCTGTTGCTCAACTTCCGTGAAATGATAGAAGAGACTATGGAAGTTCAGCTAACCTCCCTTTTTGTACCGGGGCGCATTTGGGTGCCGATGCTGGTGGTGCTTGTGTTATTCGTCATAGGTGGTGTATTGCCCGGACGAATGTTTGCCCGTATACCGGTATCTCAAGTATTCCGTCGATACACCGAAGGTAAGAAGGGCTGGAAACGTCCTCTACTTTTTATTCAGTTCATGGGAGTAGCCTTCATCTGTGGACTGATGTGTGTGGTGATGGCACAATATCATTATGTGCTGAATAAGGAGACAGGTTACAGTGCAAAGCATGTGGCTGTTGGCGATCTACAGTTTGCCGATGATGCGGAACGGGATGTAGCCCGTCAGTTTTTCCGTGGTTTGCCTTATGTAGAAGTTGTCGAATCGGCAAGCTATCCGCCATGTATCGGAATGAGTGGCATGATGATACTGAATGAAAGCGGTAAATCTATCTTTTCGTCACGCTATTGCGTAGAAACCGAAGGCTATCCGCAAATGATGGGAATGGCATTGAAAGAAGGGCGCATGGCGCGTGAACGTAATGAGGCAGTGGTGAATGAGACCTTTGCCCGGATAATGCGTTGGGGAGATGAAATCCTGGGGCGTGTGGTACACAATGGTCATACCAGCCTTGGCGACCTCAAGGTAGTGGGAGTGTTGAAAGACTTTCATACAGCTTCTTTCTATGTTCCGCAACAACCGCTTATTGTCCGGTGTGGTAAGTTTGGCAATAGCATTCATATTCGCCTGAAAGAGCCTTTTGTCGAGAACCTGAGTAAACTGAACAGTCAGGCGTCCGAAGCCTTTCCGGGTAAAACCGTTGATTTTTATCCGTTGGAACAGGAGATGCAGGAGGCGTATAGCATTGTACGTGTCTTCCGTGATGCCACCATATTGGCAGCCGTCGTGATGCTTTTTGTAATGCTGATGGGATTGATAGGTTACACTACCGACGAAGTGCGCCGCCGTTCCAAAGAAATTGCTATCCGTAAGGTGAATGGTGCCGAAGCGTCGACTATACTGGAATTGTTGTCGCGTGACGTACTTTATGTGGCAGGACCGGCAGTCATCATCGGTGTCGTAAGCTCGTGGTATGTCAACAGGATATGGATGGACCTTTTTGCGGTGCAGGTACCATTGGGCTGGCCTGTATATGTATTGATTGCGATTGCCAATCTGGCGATAATCACAGCATGCGTCATCTGGAAAGCCTGGTATATTGCCAATGAGAATCCGGTGGAAAGTATTAAGAGTGAATAA